A section of the Arabiibacter massiliensis genome encodes:
- a CDS encoding phosphoenolpyruvate carboxylase, translated as MADLLLDRHLGAADTAQAIKSYTEIEIPASLRDDLALFLRLERKVLKEYDPAVCELFDRLFNSVIRANEGNPGTVAAEEPTDGQGIPTADTPGALAFRQAVALIDGLPVDQAQMVVRAFTSFFHLANLSEEHYRVVSLRELERGVSMDSAVDASNELVVAYSRLLDEVGPERTAELLGRLEFHPVFTAHPTEARRKSVEGKIRRIAELLDEHPHLGGSALVENERHMLQEIDALVRTSPTEMKKPTPLEEADTIIDIFDNTLFDLVPQVYRRFDDWVLGEDAGSVPPVCPAFFHPGSWIGSDRDGNPNVTAKVSRRVAAKYFGHMVSKLAEACREVGRNLTLEARRTPPSEELMDLWSHQVEMSETLTARVADELGFEPHRTVMLVMAARLEGTAARNVDIMYRSPDELLADLRIVQDSLAQAGAVRAAYGPVQTLVWQVETFGFHLVEMEFRQHSVVHERALADIRAHGVHGKLDPMTREVLDTFRAIGAIQKRYGQKMARRYIVSFTKRASHMADVYELADLAFSHAQDVPALDVIPLFEQLEDLEGCTEVLDEMLRLPAVRRRLEQTNRRMEVMLGYSDSSKDAGPVTATLALHSAQERIARWAEEHDIDLVLMHGRGGAVGRGGGPANRAVLAQPKGSVNCRFKVTEQGEVIFARYGDPTLALRHVEGVAAATLLSSAPSVERANTQATERYAEAAARLNEAAHRRYLDLLHADDFAPWFSTVTPLAEVGLLPIGSRPAKRGLGAQSLDDLRTIPWVFSWSQARINLAAWYGLGTACEQLGDLELLREAYREWPLFATFIDNIEMSIAKTDGRIAKMYLALGDRDDLARTVLEEMRLTRSWALAIVGDEWPLEHRRVLGCAIRVRNPYVDALSLAQVRALRVIRSQQEELTKGQKAAYLALILSTVTGVSAGLQNTG; from the coding sequence ATGGCCGACCTACTCCTCGACCGCCACCTCGGCGCGGCCGACACCGCCCAGGCGATCAAGTCCTACACGGAAATCGAGATCCCCGCGAGCCTGCGCGACGACCTCGCGCTGTTCCTGCGGTTGGAGCGCAAGGTGCTCAAGGAGTACGACCCGGCCGTCTGCGAGCTGTTCGACCGCCTGTTCAACAGCGTGATCAGGGCGAACGAGGGCAATCCTGGCACGGTGGCGGCCGAAGAGCCAACGGATGGCCAAGGCATCCCCACAGCCGACACCCCGGGTGCGCTGGCGTTTCGCCAGGCCGTCGCGCTCATCGACGGGCTGCCGGTCGATCAGGCGCAGATGGTGGTGCGGGCGTTCACGTCGTTCTTCCACCTGGCCAACCTCTCCGAGGAGCACTACCGCGTGGTGTCGCTGCGCGAGCTGGAGCGCGGCGTGTCCATGGATTCGGCCGTGGACGCATCCAACGAGCTGGTGGTGGCGTACAGCCGCCTGCTGGACGAGGTGGGCCCCGAGCGCACGGCCGAGCTGCTCGGCCGCCTGGAATTCCACCCCGTGTTCACCGCGCATCCCACCGAGGCGCGCCGCAAATCGGTGGAGGGCAAGATCCGCCGCATCGCCGAGCTGCTGGACGAGCATCCGCATCTGGGTGGATCGGCCCTGGTGGAGAACGAGCGCCACATGCTGCAGGAGATCGACGCGCTCGTGCGCACGTCGCCCACCGAGATGAAGAAGCCCACGCCGCTCGAAGAGGCCGACACCATCATCGACATCTTCGACAACACGCTGTTCGACCTGGTGCCGCAGGTGTATCGCCGCTTCGACGACTGGGTGCTGGGCGAGGACGCCGGCAGCGTGCCGCCCGTGTGCCCGGCGTTCTTCCATCCCGGCAGCTGGATCGGGTCGGATCGCGATGGCAATCCCAACGTCACCGCCAAGGTGTCGCGTCGCGTGGCCGCCAAGTATTTCGGCCACATGGTGTCGAAGCTGGCCGAGGCGTGCCGCGAGGTAGGGCGCAACCTCACGCTGGAGGCGCGGCGCACCCCGCCGTCCGAGGAGCTCATGGACCTATGGAGCCATCAGGTAGAGATGAGCGAGACGCTCACCGCCCGCGTGGCCGATGAGCTGGGCTTCGAGCCGCATCGCACCGTGATGCTGGTGATGGCCGCGCGCCTTGAGGGCACCGCCGCGCGCAACGTGGACATCATGTACCGTTCGCCCGACGAGCTTTTGGCCGACCTGCGCATCGTGCAGGACTCGCTCGCGCAAGCCGGGGCCGTGCGCGCCGCCTACGGGCCGGTGCAGACGCTCGTGTGGCAGGTGGAGACGTTCGGGTTCCACCTGGTGGAGATGGAGTTTCGCCAGCATTCGGTGGTGCACGAGCGCGCGCTGGCCGACATCCGCGCCCACGGCGTGCACGGCAAGCTCGACCCCATGACCCGCGAGGTGCTCGACACGTTCCGCGCCATCGGGGCCATCCAGAAGCGCTACGGGCAGAAGATGGCGCGCCGCTACATCGTGTCGTTCACGAAGCGCGCAAGCCACATGGCCGACGTGTACGAGCTGGCCGACCTGGCCTTCTCGCACGCGCAGGACGTGCCCGCGCTGGACGTGATCCCCCTGTTCGAGCAGTTGGAGGACCTGGAGGGGTGCACCGAGGTGCTCGACGAGATGCTGCGGCTGCCGGCCGTGCGGCGTCGGCTTGAGCAGACGAACCGGCGCATGGAGGTCATGCTGGGCTACTCGGACTCCTCGAAGGACGCCGGTCCGGTCACGGCCACGCTCGCGCTGCATTCCGCGCAGGAGCGCATCGCGCGCTGGGCCGAGGAGCACGACATCGACCTCGTGCTCATGCACGGCCGCGGCGGCGCGGTGGGACGCGGCGGCGGCCCGGCCAACCGCGCGGTGCTCGCCCAGCCGAAGGGCTCGGTGAACTGCCGCTTCAAGGTGACCGAGCAAGGCGAGGTCATCTTCGCGCGCTACGGCGACCCCACGCTGGCCCTGCGCCATGTGGAAGGCGTGGCGGCGGCCACGCTGCTGAGCTCCGCGCCGTCCGTGGAGCGCGCGAACACCCAGGCCACCGAGCGCTACGCCGAGGCCGCGGCGCGCCTGAACGAGGCCGCGCACCGCCGCTACCTGGACCTTCTGCACGCGGACGACTTCGCGCCGTGGTTCTCCACCGTCACGCCGCTCGCCGAGGTGGGCCTGCTGCCCATCGGCAGCCGTCCGGCCAAGCGCGGCCTGGGTGCGCAGTCGCTCGACGATCTGCGCACCATCCCCTGGGTGTTTTCGTGGTCGCAGGCGCGCATCAACCTGGCCGCGTGGTACGGCCTGGGCACCGCGTGCGAACAGCTGGGCGACCTGGAGCTTCTGCGAGAGGCGTACCGCGAGTGGCCGCTGTTCGCCACGTTCATCGACAACATCGAGATGTCCATCGCCAAGACCGACGGGCGCATCGCCAAGATGTACCTGGCGCTGGGCGACCGCGACGACCTCGCGCGCACCGTGCTGGAGGAGATGCGGCTCACGCGTTCGTGGGCGCTCGCCATCGTGGGCGACGAATGGCCGCTGGAGCACCGCCGCGTGCTGGGCTGCGCCATCCGCGTGCGCAACCCCTACGTGGACGCGCTCTCGCTTGCGCAGGTGAGGGCCCTGCGCGTCATCCGCAGCCAGCAGGAAGAGCTTACCAAAGGACAGAAGGCCGCCTACCTGGCGCTCATCCTGTCCACCGTCACCGGCGTCTCCGCCGGCCTTCAGAACACGGGGTAG
- a CDS encoding alpha/beta fold hydrolase, with protein MQVERFEHAGVRYGVRSWGAGGAPVVLVHGFAQSAASWDEVAPLLARDRAVCALDLAGHGASDRPVDPAPYALDAQAEALLAFLAGFERRPAVVGYSMGGRVALAAAVKNPHAFAALILEGAGLGPATADEREAARERDLANAARLRAEGVLAFMDAWERLPLFATQRDLPAATREGVRAGRLANDVESLARTFEHAGQHAMPDRAVVLAALAQLRDGGVPVLYLAGERDAKYRALAEGLATAGLAETRIIEGAGHNVHLEAPDAFAREVSAFLSAR; from the coding sequence ATGCAGGTGGAACGGTTCGAGCATGCGGGGGTGCGCTACGGCGTCCGGAGCTGGGGGGCGGGCGGCGCGCCGGTGGTGCTCGTGCACGGATTCGCGCAGAGCGCGGCGTCGTGGGACGAGGTGGCTCCGCTGCTTGCGCGCGACCGCGCGGTCTGCGCGCTCGACCTGGCGGGCCATGGTGCGAGCGACCGACCGGTCGATCCGGCCCCCTACGCCCTCGACGCGCAGGCCGAAGCGCTGCTTGCATTCCTCGCCGGCTTCGAGCGCCGGCCGGCCGTCGTCGGCTACTCGATGGGCGGCCGCGTCGCCCTCGCGGCAGCCGTCAAAAACCCGCACGCCTTCGCCGCCCTCATCCTGGAAGGCGCCGGCCTCGGCCCCGCCACCGCCGACGAGCGCGAAGCCGCCCGCGAGCGCGACCTCGCCAACGCCGCCCGGCTGCGCGCCGAGGGCGTCCTCGCCTTCATGGACGCCTGGGAGCGCCTGCCCCTGTTCGCCACCCAGCGCGACCTGCCCGCCGCGACCCGCGAGGGCGTGCGCGCCGGCCGCCTGGCCAACGACGTCGAGTCCCTCGCCCGCACGTTCGAGCACGCCGGCCAGCACGCCATGCCCGACCGCGCCGTCGTGCTCGCGGCCCTCGCCCAGCTGCGCGACGGCGGCGTCCCCGTGCTCTACCTGGCCGGCGAGCGCGATGCGAAGTACCGCGCCCTCGCCGAAGGGCTCGCGACTGCCGGCTTGGCCGAGACGCGCATCATCGAAGGCGCGGGCCACAACGTCCACCTCGAAGCCCCCGACGCGTTCGCGCGGGAAGTGTCCGCGTTCCTTTCCGCCCGCTAA
- the menD gene encoding 2-succinyl-5-enolpyruvyl-6-hydroxy-3-cyclohexene-1-carboxylic-acid synthase, with product MMTADPAATALFLGAFFDELARWGVRDVVVSPGSRSTPLSMTAYELSRRAPERMRLFVDVDERGAAFFALGLAKASGRPAAVVCTSGTAVANYYPAVMEAESSRVPLLVLTGDRPPRLQGLGAPQTCDQLNAYGDHVRAFRQMPLPTADGMALAFARQAAREAVIAAGEGCCGGPVHLNFPFDEPLKPDFAVEGLFEAGRRADVSRETSVAVSRQLAPEAAERLAALLTGRRALVYAGEGTCANDDEARAVLAWAHAFDLPLLADPLSGLRDFDDALVIDNYDSIIAAGGVAPDELRPEAIVRFGRYPVSKKAAQMAAASGAAQVVVDPLETRDFNAATDVFAPCEPAEFARSLLAALPDPVPASGAFASAWIAANDAARERIAAVDDVEAGFEGAFVRRVVELAPEGSCLFAANSMSVRALDTFYLKSAKRLTVLCNRGLNGIDGTVSTALGAAQRFAQTTLVTGDLTLLHDLNALALQRELRVQRTAGGPAPSIVIVLLNNDGGGIFDMLPQKSEDAYFERLFLTPQEVDFEAAARAFAVPYRRTDTVPAFDEAYRALLGTPGISLIEARVPLEGLKDRYRPYW from the coding sequence ATGATGACGGCCGACCCGGCCGCAACGGCGTTGTTCCTGGGCGCGTTCTTCGACGAGCTGGCTCGCTGGGGCGTGCGCGACGTGGTGGTGAGCCCCGGTTCGCGCTCGACGCCGCTGTCCATGACGGCCTACGAGCTGTCGCGGCGCGCGCCGGAGCGGATGCGCCTGTTCGTGGACGTGGACGAGCGCGGCGCGGCCTTCTTCGCGCTCGGGCTGGCGAAGGCGAGCGGCCGCCCCGCCGCCGTCGTCTGCACGTCGGGCACGGCGGTGGCGAACTACTACCCGGCCGTGATGGAGGCCGAGTCGTCGCGCGTGCCGCTGCTCGTGCTCACGGGCGACCGGCCGCCGCGGCTGCAGGGCCTCGGCGCACCGCAGACGTGCGACCAGCTGAACGCCTACGGCGACCACGTGCGGGCGTTTCGCCAGATGCCGCTGCCGACGGCCGACGGCATGGCGCTCGCGTTCGCCCGCCAGGCCGCGCGCGAGGCGGTCATCGCGGCGGGCGAGGGCTGCTGCGGCGGGCCCGTGCACTTGAACTTCCCGTTCGACGAGCCGCTCAAGCCCGATTTCGCCGTGGAAGGCCTGTTCGAAGCGGGTCGTCGCGCGGATGTTTCACGTGAAACATCCGTCGCCGTTTCGCGGCAGCTTGCGCCGGAGGCCGCCGAGCGCCTGGCCGCGCTGCTGACCGGCCGACGCGCGCTCGTCTACGCGGGTGAGGGAACCTGCGCGAACGATGACGAGGCGCGCGCGGTGCTGGCCTGGGCGCACGCGTTCGACCTGCCGCTTCTGGCCGATCCGCTCTCGGGTCTGCGCGACTTCGATGACGCGCTGGTCATCGATAACTACGACAGCATTATTGCCGCAGGCGGCGTGGCTCCCGACGAGCTGCGGCCCGAGGCGATCGTGCGATTCGGCCGCTATCCGGTGTCGAAGAAGGCCGCGCAGATGGCCGCCGCGTCGGGCGCGGCGCAGGTGGTGGTGGATCCCCTCGAGACACGCGACTTCAACGCCGCCACCGACGTGTTCGCGCCGTGCGAGCCTGCGGAGTTCGCCCGCTCGCTGCTCGCGGCGCTGCCCGACCCGGTGCCAGCGTCCGGGGCCTTCGCGAGCGCGTGGATCGCCGCGAACGACGCCGCCCGCGAGCGCATCGCGGCGGTGGACGACGTGGAGGCCGGCTTCGAGGGCGCGTTCGTCCGGCGCGTCGTGGAGCTTGCGCCGGAGGGGTCGTGCCTGTTCGCGGCTAATTCCATGAGCGTGCGGGCGCTCGACACGTTCTACCTGAAAAGCGCCAAGCGCCTGACGGTGCTGTGCAATCGCGGCCTCAACGGCATCGACGGCACGGTGTCCACGGCGCTCGGCGCGGCGCAGCGCTTCGCGCAGACCACGCTCGTCACCGGCGACCTCACGCTGCTGCACGACCTGAACGCGCTCGCGCTCCAACGCGAGCTGCGCGTGCAGCGCACTGCGGGCGGACCCGCGCCCAGCATCGTCATCGTGCTGCTCAACAACGACGGCGGCGGCATCTTCGACATGCTGCCCCAGAAGTCGGAGGACGCCTACTTCGAGCGGCTGTTCCTCACGCCGCAGGAGGTGGACTTCGAGGCCGCCGCGCGTGCCTTCGCCGTGCCGTACCGCCGCACCGACACCGTGCCGGCGTTCGACGAGGCCTACCGCGCGCTGCTCGGCACCCCCGGCATCTCGCTCATCGAGGCCCGCGTCCCCCTGGAAGGCCTCAAGGACCGCTACCGCCCGTACTGGTAG
- a CDS encoding isochorismate synthase, protein MTKIHSYTCSINADIVDAFCALQKGFTDQFVYYRKDRPVRLMGLGRCIALPTLDDADCELEGPVGQQPVFFSFNRFDAENPAPTDDLFEAFPRLKFMLPEIVLIENEHGPLLQVNSLGPVYAGRIERFVRQALAAPPRRRETVPYRIVPDSREAWADAVAAGLAAIEEGRVDKVVLSRRQKLVAEHPFSSKDLLVNLIDGPARGTVLLYRYADVFFCGCTPELLVRKRGAEVESMCLAGTCPAGGSEEERARLAAELMADEKNRAEHDYVVKFIREVFCRTCYGVDVPAEPGILPLTHVQHLCTPARARMLEGVDLWTMMGDLHPTPAVAGTPVGEAQMLLREIEAYNRGFFAGACGYIDGAGDGEFSVALRTGVFDGEIGWVYAGCGIVAGSVADDEYDEIGMKLKTILSAFEGGEA, encoded by the coding sequence ATGACGAAAATCCATTCCTACACCTGCTCCATCAACGCCGATATCGTCGACGCGTTCTGCGCGCTGCAGAAAGGGTTCACCGACCAGTTCGTCTACTACCGCAAGGACCGCCCGGTGCGCCTCATGGGCCTCGGTCGCTGCATCGCGCTGCCGACGCTCGACGACGCCGACTGCGAGCTGGAAGGCCCCGTGGGCCAGCAGCCTGTCTTCTTCTCGTTCAACCGCTTTGACGCGGAGAACCCCGCGCCTACCGACGACCTGTTCGAGGCGTTCCCGCGCCTGAAGTTCATGCTGCCGGAGATCGTGCTCATTGAGAACGAGCACGGGCCGCTCCTCCAGGTGAACTCGCTCGGCCCGGTGTACGCGGGGCGCATCGAGCGCTTCGTCCGCCAAGCGCTGGCCGCACCGCCGCGCCGCCGCGAGACGGTGCCGTACCGCATCGTGCCGGACTCGCGCGAGGCGTGGGCCGACGCCGTGGCGGCAGGGCTTGCGGCCATCGAGGAGGGCCGCGTGGACAAGGTGGTGCTCTCGCGCCGGCAGAAGCTGGTGGCCGAGCACCCCTTCTCGTCGAAGGACCTGCTGGTGAACCTCATCGACGGCCCGGCGCGCGGCACGGTGCTGCTGTACCGCTACGCCGACGTGTTCTTCTGCGGCTGCACGCCGGAGCTGCTCGTGCGCAAGCGCGGCGCCGAAGTCGAGAGCATGTGCCTGGCGGGAACGTGCCCCGCGGGCGGATCCGAGGAGGAGCGCGCGCGGCTGGCGGCCGAGCTCATGGCCGACGAGAAGAACCGCGCCGAGCACGACTACGTGGTGAAGTTCATCCGCGAGGTGTTCTGCCGCACGTGTTACGGCGTGGACGTGCCCGCCGAGCCGGGGATCCTCCCGCTCACGCACGTGCAGCACCTGTGCACGCCGGCGCGGGCGCGCATGCTGGAGGGCGTTGATTTGTGGACGATGATGGGCGACCTGCATCCCACGCCAGCCGTGGCGGGCACGCCGGTGGGCGAGGCGCAGATGCTGCTGCGCGAGATCGAGGCGTACAACCGCGGGTTCTTCGCCGGCGCGTGCGGCTACATCGACGGCGCGGGCGACGGCGAGTTCTCCGTGGCGCTGCGCACGGGCGTGTTCGACGGCGAGATCGGCTGGGTGTACGCCGGCTGCGGCATCGTAGCCGGCAGCGTGGCCGACGACGAGTACGACGAGATCGGCATGAAGCTGAAGACCATCCTCAGCGCCTTCGAGGGAGGCGAGGCATGA
- the nrdD gene encoding anaerobic ribonucleoside-triphosphate reductase — protein sequence MATAVETMVKRATAQWEQRTVDSVVVKITYLNEDDAPVGDDEIRSYIARGNEQHPNSMVTALELDVDGADVDIRYELAPVPFDRIRRITGYLVGTMDRWNDAKTAEESDRVKHGVTREERAFNCSNGC from the coding sequence ATGGCAACGGCGGTGGAGACGATGGTGAAGCGCGCGACGGCGCAGTGGGAGCAGAGGACGGTCGACAGCGTGGTCGTGAAGATCACGTACCTGAACGAGGACGACGCGCCGGTGGGCGACGACGAGATCCGCTCCTACATCGCGCGCGGCAACGAGCAGCATCCCAACAGCATGGTCACGGCGCTCGAGCTGGACGTGGACGGCGCCGACGTGGACATCCGCTACGAGCTGGCGCCGGTGCCCTTCGACCGCATCCGCCGCATCACCGGATACCTGGTGGGCACGATGGATCGCTGGAACGACGCGAAGACCGCCGAGGAGTCCGACCGCGTCAAGCACGGCGTCACCCGCGAGGAGCGCGCCTTCAACTGCTCAAACGGCTGCTAG